A section of the Archocentrus centrarchus isolate MPI-CPG fArcCen1 chromosome 20, fArcCen1, whole genome shotgun sequence genome encodes:
- the usf3 gene encoding basic helix-loop-helix domain-containing protein USF3 — MPEMTETQTPGRKPKKKKNKESHNAVERHRKEKINAGINRIGNLLPCSQALKQSKNMILDQAFRYITELKKQNDTMLLEGGDKVQAEEIRRLRRQLEELRRESAHYIELLKAHDINPLEDPTIHWKGKQRCAKVAKVPPTHQLPKGIIVCSNGNGISLAGKEASPGKQSSETMIIQPSSETSARLRVNGALLHVNNSSSTPALLPGSAAAPTQSNASLRMIEQCVVEAPAVVPTLPPSVSYITLQIPAASTSLPQQAQPAIPAQTLTLAATSASQLPNESPALPASTNLTKASEACSWVTQDTAIRTASYTAIPNSQALLRAGAAGSTQTTWTTLQMAGNTVQPVCQSLSTPEVSNTTQPVQQVTVCPMVSKSSVHPIQIQMQPQVPVQQAPLTGHIQAQPFQRAPQIRPAVLNQAQPQPVLAHQPQCAVLPQSAIVQQPSVVAHPAVVSQSQPALLQPASLVPHPPTAIIPQPQRLPQPSLVPQPQATVLPLLQTMQVLQVNPAGATASSVTVPQNTNNPSVVILQQASACPTQPVVREEITSQTPCQHFVIIQAPNQAATSAQNPQVGMVPAAIPTASTQIPTTSTSVSAPSLQSVGGKQLVHILPRPIQPQVNHPPLATQTSSSPPVPTTPQTITVNGQVFALQPVKTSDKAGSQGGQSTLQLVQPTTSEEPTTNVALNSLGALSSLNQSISQGLPLNISSQNNGQPPAAPLSVLQQQQPPAPASISGATLALPARQLQVPVTSGLVVSASKPSGKRLCTTLNTKRAAAKRTKSAKKKEISPPQAAVARSAKPVASTGESQIVQVTGSQALQSSTVKATDIHPTCSTAVTVTDKAIGSVTTAQNTQKMVVCSSSSESAVFSQSHPQDKSSVSASQSDSVFSHSNTSNITTAVTAVNTLIKPSVSADFDKSKVSLLSGNNSAVTKLSVPEAKHPITSTETSITQTKSTASTAASVQHRPVVTSAVATETRYTSSSASTACLTPVCTSSITATAPLSLNKTTHQTSPCHSQGSATQDSLPCNKSESQPTPSSSVSTTLSSPAPGFSAMHSSVTTPTTSSDISKRDTSPSAPTQQTVLSTPNLSSCHTAEGAPPQGPRTNSEAQEEMQSTPVAKESLVVVTSDIPSRKDFSLSQQVYTNLDDLEHSMTASRQTDSPMSTGAGGGRGFSVASMLPQGHNIGASSGSFGTYTFTTEQAEMLALAMLEQDSPGRRSGGCSGENTASANPTTATWEPPKTPSVSTSKERGSAGQQAKVAKPMDPGTVKPAVEVSVRGQVGEGSVSAPSGSRHPQNVSYSQSQPLPQAQSQSSSQSGTVASLSVNNLIRPSSSHQPYPGSPSLAGQQPSALSPAGTTSHISQASNNAHSPCSGAAQPNEYAPLKTALMRAQAGVGVGERQVKIISKRQAQEEVMLNTGKRPKPCPPPGNPVNHMDVKAADHSQMMVGQLPSSSSAVMTRINPESGAPLFSANTFMSPVVRPADGHCPPQGPPEQNQPGVLHLPQGHQQHAVTQPGQHLGGNLYMKQQQQEQQRHHLYHLQHHLTQTDPAQRHSLHQRALQQQEQQHVQKKRGLVRGSQTGSPAGLQQKQHHLEKSGVQQQPQQHPSHQQQTQHQQHTQQQSQQHPQQSHQQSQQHQQPTQHQSHPQQHQQQTHQQPPQAHQQHQQQLQQQQQSSHSRHQQHLQQQIQQQHFRHQEKSCEAQAAGSRAHHSNHLAQQDHLKPGQDHNAMQRMMSSRSLEQQLISPPANPVSRSSDLACTPSRQERHRVSSYSAEALIGKSSTSGDQQQRIGLHLQPGRSAAQEQPDLRGYLDTSRGKANIAHNPQSRLPSDHPGSTDVQRVSECPPFKAMGGAGGAHQLSGFEAQVSRGSDMASKPVPPSQRGPQGQQQAGFRMGPPADGRNRGGYSGAHPGSQGVQVGPALPREQEGCHQSFMQSLLSPHLPEQSNHQRAVQCCPPVSMEYSCVPGSSSGDIQAKASSPSVPQTQKAPPMRLTEGNKGHISQVGSNMHAGPGVRAGLPHPPPPHSSAEPGRSSAPSRQPPAVSQHSRHIARDPQPTKLRPGDRSRSGTLRPSNPFEPEGHLPLPSGGGVLLSRPQSGGEARRSTIVRFMSDTAQVPSDNNLVPDQHLTQNFGFPFIPEGGMNPPPPINANSTFIPPVSQPNASRTPSLLPVEPQNTLPSFYPSYSPAAHPSLPSDVTLQYFPNQMFTSPSADKGSAPPLNNRFGSILSPPRPVGFGQASFPLLPEMPPMPIANSSGITPHISNFSLTSLFPEIATGMPTDGSAMPMSPLLSLPNTASADSGKQPTRPAHNISHILGHDGSSAV; from the exons ATGCCAGAGATGACTGAAACTCAGACACCTGGCCGTAAACCTAA aaagaagaaaaacaaagaatctCACaatgcag ttgagagacacagaaaagaaaagattaaTGCTGGGATTAACCGCATTGGTAATCTTTTGCCGTGTTCCCAGGCACTTAAACAG aGTAAGAACATGATATTGGACCAGGCCTTTCGCTACATCACTGAACTGAAGAAACAAAATGATACAATGCTTCTGGAAGGAGGAGATAAAGTCCAAG CGGAGGAGATCCGTCGGCTGCGGCGTCAGTTGGAGGAATTGAGGAGGGAGAGTGCTCACTACATCGAGCTCCTCAAAGCCCATGACATTAACCCTCTAGAGGATCCCACTATCCACTGGAAGGGCAAACAAAGGTGTGCTAAAGTGGCAAAAGTTCCCCCGACTCACCAACTCCCAAAGGGGATCATTGTCTGTTCTAATGGCAATGGAATATCCCTGGCAGGAAAGGAGGCTAGCCCAGGAAAACAGTCATCTGAAACAATGATTATTCAGCCATCATCTGAGACCAGTGCCAGATTAAGGGTTAATGGAGCCCTGCTGCATGTTAACAACTCTTCATCGACCCCTGCACTTCTCCCTGGGTCAGCAGCAGCACCTACTCAATCTAATGCCAGCCTGAGAATGATAGAGCAGTGTGTGGTTGAGGCACCAGCTGTGGTACCCACTCTGCCACCTTCTGTGTCTTACATCACCCTACAGATCCCTGCAGCATCCACATCCCTGCCTCAGCAAGCTCAGCCTGCCATCCCAGCTCAGACCCTCACTTTAGCGGCTACTTCAGCTTCACAGCTCCCAAATGAAAGCCCTGCTCTGCCTGCATCCACTAACCTTACAAAAGCCTCAGAGGCTTGCTCTTGGGTAACACAGGACACTGCCATAAGGACTGCAAGTTACACTGCTATCCCAAACAGCCAAGCCCTTCTCAGGGCTGGGGCAGCAGGCAGCACACAGACTACCTGGACAACACTGCAGATGGCAGGGAACACAGTGCAGCCAGTCTGCCAAAGTCTTTCCACTCCAGAAGTCAGCAACACCACCCAGCCTGTCCAGCAGGTGACTGTATGTCCAATGGTCAGCAAATCATCTGTTCATCCCATTCAAATACAGATGCAACCACAGGTGCCTGTACAGCAGGCCCCTCTTACAGGACACATTCAAGCGCAGCCCTTTCAAAGAGCACCCCAGATACGGCCAGCAGTCCTAAACCAGGCACAGCCTCAGCCTGTCTTAGCACACCAACCTCAGTGCGCTGTTCTTCCTCAATCAGCCATAGTACAGCAGCCATCTGTGGTGGCCCACCCTGCTGTTGTGTCTCAGTCCCAGCCTGCTCTACTTCAGCCAGCGTCATTGGTTCCCCATCCTCCAACAGCCATAATCCCACAGCCTCAACGGCTCCCTCAGCCATCCTTGGTGCCCCAGCCACAGGCCACCGTGCTTCCACTTCTTCAAACCATGCAGGTACTGCAGGTCAACCCAGCTGGAGCAACAGCTTCAAGTGTTACAGTACCACAGAATACAAACAATCCAAGTGTTGTAATCCTGCAGCAGGCCAGCGCCTGCCCTACCCAGCCAGTTGTGAGGGAGGAAATAACAAGTCAGACACCATGTCAGCATTTTGTAATCATCCAGGCACCCAATCAGGCAGCAACGTCTGCTCAGAATCCTCAAGTTGGTATGGTTCCTGCTGCTATCCCCACTGCGTCCACTCAGATACCCACAACCAGCACTTCAGTGTCTGCCCCGTCCTTGCAGAGTGTAGGGGGAAAGCAGCTGGTGCATATTCTTCCTCGCCCTATTCAGCCTCAAGTGAACCATCCTCCACTGGCCACCCAGACATCATCTTCTCCACCAGTTCCTACAACCCCACAGACTATCACTGTGAATGGACAGGTGTTTGCCCTGCAGCCTGTGAAGACCTCTGATAAGGCTGGCTCCCAGGGTGGTCAGAGTACATTGCAGCTGGTCCAGCCCACTACCAGTGAGGAACCAACTACTAATGTGGCCCTCAACAGCTTAGGGGCCCTTAGCAGTCTCAATCAGAGCATCTCTCAGGGCCTTCCTCTTAACATTTCTAGTCAGAACAATGGTCAGCCTCCAGCTGCTCCATTATCAGtattgcagcagcagcagcctcctgcTCCAGCATCCATCTCTGGAGCCACACTTGCACTACCTGCCCGACAGCTGCAGGTCCCAGTCACATCAGGGCTGGTGGTTAGTGCCTCTAAGCCTTCAGGAAAAAGGCTTTGCACAACCTTGAATACAAAGAGAGCAGCAGCTAAAAGGACTAAATctgcaaagaaaaaggaaattagTCCCCCACAAGCTGCTGTTGCGCGTTCTGCCAAGCCAGTAGCTTCTACAGGAGAGAGCCAAATAGTTCAAGTTACAGGATCTCAAGCTTTACAGTCCTCAACTGTTAAAGCCACAGATATTCATCCCACATGTTCCACAGCTGTCACAGTTACAGATAAAGCTATAGGTAGTGTCACTACAGCACAGAACACACAGAAAATGGTTGTATGCAGTTCATCAAGTGAGTCAGCTGTGTTTAGTCAATCCCATCCACAGGATAAAAGCTCTGTCAGTGCATCTCAGAGTGATTCAGTATTCAGTCATTCTAACACTAGCAATATCACAACTGCAGTTACAGCAGTCAATACATTGATCAAGCCATCAGTTAGTGCAGATTTTGACAAGAGTAAAGTATCTTTACTTTCTGGCAACAACTCAGCTGTAACCAAACTCTCAGTTCCTGAGGCTAAACATCCAATCACCAGTACAGAAACTAGCATAACACAGACTAAGTCCACTGCCAGCACTGCTGCTTCTGTACAACACAGACCTGTGGTGACCTCAGCAGTTGCCACTGAAACTCGGTacacttcttcctctgcttctaCTGCATGTTTGACTCCAGTCTGCACCAGCAGTATCACAGCAACTGCACCATTATCTTTAAATAAGACTACCCACCAAACATCACCTTGTCATTCCCAGGGATCTGCCACACAAGATTCTCTGCCTTGTAATAAATCGGAATCTCAACCCACTCCTTCATCCTCTGTGTCCACAACCCTGTCATCACCTGCACCTGGGTTTTCTGCTATGCACAGCTCTGTGACAACCCCTACAACAAGTTCAGATATTAGTAAAAGGGACACTAGTCCCAGTGCTCCAACACAGCAGACTGTTTTGAGTACACCCAATCTGTCCTCCTGCCATACTGCTGAGGGGGCACCGCCTCAGGGCCCTAGAACGAACAGTGAGGCTCAGGAGGAGATGCAATCCACACCAGTAGCTAAAGAGAGCTTAGTAGTGGTGACTTCTGATATTCCCTCTAGAAAGGACTTTTCATTATCTCAACAGGTGTACACTAATTTAGATGATCTGGAGCACTCTATGACCGCTAGCAGACAGACTGATTCTCCCATGTCTACTGGAGCTGGGGGTGGTAGAGGGTTTTCTGTGGCATCCATGCTTCCCCAAGGCCACAATATCGGTGCATCATCTGGGTCCTTTGGAACATATACGTTCACGACAGAGCAAGCAGAGATGCTGGCCTTAGCCATGCTGGAGCAGGACAGCCCCGGAAGGAGGAGTGGAGGCTGCTCTGGGGAAAACACTGCATCAGCTAACCCCACCACAGCCACATGGGagccccccaaaaccccatcagTGTCAACCAGTAAAGAACGGGGCTCAGCTGGGCAGCAGGCTAAAGTGGCTAAGCCCATGGACCCAGGAACAGTTAAACCTGCTGTTGAGGTGTCTGTCAGAGGACAAGTTGGGGAAGGGTCTGTGAGTGCACCCAGTGGAAGCAGACATCCACAAAACGTCTCTTACTCCCAGTCTCAGCCTCTTCCCCAGGCCCAGTCTCAGAGCTCATCACAAAGTGGGACAGTGGCAAGCCTCAGTGTCAACAACCTGATTAGGCCCAGCTCTAGTCACCAACCCTATCCTGGCTCACCTAGTCTGGCTGGCCAGCAGCCCTCAGCTCTCTCTCCTGCAGGGACCACTTCTCATATATCCCAAGCCTCAAACAATGCACACTCACCCTGTTCAGGTGCTGCCCAGCCAAATGAGTATGCCCCCTTAAAGACTGCATTAATGAGGGCTCAGGCAGGAGTTGGTGTTGGTGAGCGACAAGTGAAGATAATCTCTAAGCGACAGGCCCAGGAGGAAGTGATGTTAAACACCGGTAAACGACCTAAGCCTTGCCCTCCACCAGGTAACCCTGTCAACCACATGGATGTGAAAGCTGCTGACCACAGCCAGATGATGGTTGGTCAGCTACCATCATCTTCCTCAGCTGTCATGACAAGGATTAATCCAGAAAGTGGAGCCCCTCTCTTCTCTGCAAACACTTTCATGAGCCCGGTAGTTCGGCCTGCAGATGGGCACTGCCCTCCACAAGGACCTCCTGAGCAGAACCAGCCAGGTGTACTTCATCTGCCCCAGGGCCACCAGCAGCATGCTGTAACACAGCCTGGCCAACATCTGGGAGGGAACCTTTacatgaagcagcagcagcaagagcAGCAGAGACACCATCTGTATCATCTGCAGCATCACTTGACACAGACAGACCCAGCACAGCGCCACTCACTACACCAGAGGGCGCTGCAGCAACAAGAGCAGCAGCATGTTCAGAAGAAGCGGGGACTTGTCAGAGGCAGTCAGACTGGCTCACCTGCTGGcctgcagcagaagcagcatcaCCTGGAAAAGTCTGGagtgcagcagcagccacagcagcatCCTTCACATCAACAACAGACACAGCAtcaacagcacacacagcagcagtccCAGCAACATCCACAACAGTCACACCAACAATCACAGCAGCATCAACAGCCAACACAGCACCAATCTCATCCCCAGCAGCATCAACAACAGACACATCAACAGCCTCCCCAGGCGCATCAACAACACCAACAGcagttgcagcagcagcaacagagcTCTCACTCCAGACACCAGCAgcatctgcagcagcagatccagcagcagcactttAGGCACCAGGAGAAGAGCTGTGAAGCCCAGGcagctggttccagagcccatcACAGTAATCACTTGGCCCAGCAGGACCACCTCAAG CCCGGTCAGGACCATAACGCTATGCAGAGGATGATGAGCTCTAGGAGTCTTGAGCAGCAGCTCATTTCTCCTCCCGCCAATCCGGTGTCCCGGTCGTCTGACCTGGCATGCACGCCATCTCGCCAGGAGCGCCACCGTGTGTCCAGCTACTCTGCAGAGGCACTCATTGGTAAAAGCTCCACTAGTGGTGACCAGCAACAGCGCATTGGTCTCCACCTTCAGCCTGGTCGCAGTGCTGCTCAAGAGCAGCCAGACCTCCGTGGTTACCTGGACACGTCAAGAGGGAAGGCCAACATTGCACACAACCCACAGAGCCGCCTGCCGTCTGACCATCCAGGGTCCACTGATGTTCAGCGTGTCTCAGAGTGTCCACCCTTCAAGGCTATGGGGGGTGCAGGAGGAGCACATCAGCTCAGTGGTTTTGAGGCTCAAGTGTCTCGTGGGAGTGACATGGCATCTAAACCAGTGCCTCCCTCCCAGAGGGGCCCTCAGGGGCAGCAACAGGCAGGTTTCAGGATGGGTCCCCCAGCAGATGGCAGAAATCGAGGTGGATATAGTGGAGCTCATCCTGGCTCACAGGGGGTCCAGGTTGGACCAGCACTGCCTCGGGAACAGGAAGGCTGTCACCAGAGTTTCATGCAAAGCCTCCTTTCCCCCCACCTTCCTGAACAGAGCAACCACCAGCGAGCAGTGCAGTGCTGTCCCCCAGTCAGCATGGAGTACAGCTGTGTGCCTGGAAGCTCTTCAGGAGACATACAGGCCAAGGCCTCCAGTCCCAGTGTTCCCCAAACCCAGAAGGCTCCACCTATGCGACTTACCGAGGGAAACAAGGGCCACATTTCTCAGGTCGGTAGTAATATGCACGCGGGCCCAGGTGTGCGAGCAGGACTCCcccaccctccacccccacACAGCAGCGCTGAGCCAGGCCGCTCCTCTGCCCCCTCTCGTCAACCCCCTGCTGTTAGCCAGCACTCTCGCCATATTGCCAGAGATCCTCAGCCCACCAAACTGAGACCTGGTGACCGGTCTCGATCTGGTACTCTCAGACCGAGTAACCCGTTTGAGCCTGAAGGCCATCTGCCTCTGCCCTCTGGAGGAGGGGTGCTGCTGAGCCGACCGCAGTCTGGAGGCGAGGCAAGACGCAGCACCATTGTCCGCTTTATGTCAGACACTGCTCAGGTTCCTAGTGACAACAACCTGGTTCCTGACCAGCACCTAACACAGAACTTTGGTTTCCCTTTTATTCCCGAGGGAGGGATGAATCCGCCACCTCCCAtcaatgcaaactccacattcATCCCACCAGTGAGCCAGCCCAATGCCTCCCGTACGCCGTCCCTTCTCCCTGTGGAGCCTCAGAACACTTTACCCTCCTTCTATCCTTCCTATTCCCCGGCTGCTCACCCCAGCCTTCCCAGTGATGTCACCCTCCAATACTTTCCCAACCAAATGTTTACGAGCCCGAGTGCCGACAAAGGCAGCGCTCCTCCACTCAACAACCGCTTCGGCTCAATTCTCTCCCCGCCACGCCCTGTGGGTTTCGGTCAGGCCAGTTTCCCACTACTTCCAGAAATGCCCCCAATGCCTATCGCCAACTCGTCTGGAATCACCCCTCACATTTCCAACTTCAGCTTGACCTCTCTTTTTCCTGAAATTGCCACCGGCATGCCCACTGATGGGTCGGCCATGCCAATGTCTCCCTTGCTGTCTCTCCCTAACACCGCATCTGCCGACTCTGGCAAGCAGCCGACTCGTCCTGCCCACAACATCAGCCACATTCTGGGCCACGACGGCAGCTCAGCTGTGTGA